The proteins below are encoded in one region of Acidimicrobiia bacterium:
- a CDS encoding winged helix DNA-binding domain-containing protein, with protein MNASDIVNLRMRRQRLWGPPAGSPEVVVKALGAMQAQEFVPATWSIGQRCGAGQGVVTEAFSTGAILRTHVLRPTWHFAHRDDLRWLLSATASRVERLNAPMYRQLGLDDATLDAGNAVLAQALRGGRHLTRRELADRLAAAGVDASGLRLGYIMMRAELDAVVCSGAPRGKQQTYALFDERVPDRSTLPFEEAVAELARRFFTSRGPATVKDCAKWASLTLAQVRVGLEAIAPELDTINVDGRTYWLASDTGVPPPPSPQVDLVQGYDECVMGYGESRDVLLSKLDRSPAGQAAPLLLHAILIDGFLIGHWRYATRANVVRVETQLHRRLGRAETSALDVAVERLGAFFGMPASRA; from the coding sequence TTGAACGCCTCGGACATCGTCAACCTGCGAATGCGCCGCCAGCGGCTCTGGGGTCCACCGGCGGGATCTCCCGAGGTGGTCGTCAAGGCGCTCGGGGCGATGCAGGCCCAGGAGTTCGTCCCGGCCACGTGGTCGATCGGCCAGCGATGCGGCGCCGGCCAGGGTGTCGTGACCGAGGCGTTCTCCACCGGTGCCATTCTGCGGACCCACGTCCTCAGGCCAACCTGGCATTTCGCCCATCGCGACGACCTCCGCTGGCTCCTGTCCGCCACCGCGTCCCGCGTCGAGCGGCTCAACGCCCCGATGTACCGCCAGCTCGGCCTGGACGACGCCACGCTCGACGCCGGCAACGCCGTGCTGGCGCAGGCGCTGCGTGGCGGAAGGCACCTCACCCGTCGCGAGCTCGCCGACCGCCTCGCCGCCGCCGGGGTCGACGCCTCGGGGCTTCGCTTGGGCTATATCATGATGCGAGCCGAGCTCGACGCCGTCGTGTGTAGCGGAGCGCCGCGTGGCAAGCAGCAGACGTACGCCCTCTTCGACGAGCGCGTCCCGGATCGATCGACCCTGCCGTTCGAGGAGGCCGTCGCCGAGCTGGCGAGGCGCTTCTTCACGAGCAGGGGACCGGCCACCGTGAAGGACTGCGCCAAGTGGGCGAGCCTCACCCTCGCCCAGGTGCGGGTCGGGCTCGAGGCGATCGCCCCCGAGCTCGACACAATCAACGTCGATGGTCGCACGTACTGGCTCGCCTCCGATACAGGAGTCCCGCCACCGCCCTCGCCGCAGGTCGATCTCGTGCAGGGATACGACGAGTGCGTCATGGGGTACGGCGAGAGCCGAGACGTCCTCCTCTCCAAGTTGGATCGAAGCCCCGCCGGGCAAGCCGCTCCGCTGCTGCTCCACGCCATCCTCATCGACGGCTTCCTCATCGGGCATTGGCGCTACGCCACGCGGGCCAACGTCGTCCGGGTCGAGACGCAGCTCCACCGCCGGCTCGGCCGAGCGGAGACCTCGGCGCTCGACGTCGCCGTCGAGCGGCTCGGGGCATTCTTCGGGATGCCCGCCTCGAGGGCGTGA
- a CDS encoding class I SAM-dependent methyltransferase: MDRWDDDNAYDAFMGRWSLPAARAFISWLDPPQQARWLDVGCGSGAVLAAIAGAAAPAGLSGVDPSPGFVEAARRRLGEDPDLRLGSAGNLPFEADSFDVVVSGLVLNFVPDPAAALTEMRRVAAPLGTVSAFVWDYADGMEYLRTFWDAAAAVDPEAASLDEATRFPLCRPGALGALFEAGGLNEVATSAVRVPTVFADFADYWNPLLSGQGPAPGYVASLDEATRHHLRQRLDTTLPRSPDGTIHLSARAWCATGTT, encoded by the coding sequence GTGGACCGCTGGGACGACGACAACGCGTACGACGCCTTCATGGGTCGGTGGAGCTTGCCGGCGGCGCGCGCCTTCATATCGTGGCTCGATCCGCCTCAGCAGGCGAGGTGGCTCGACGTCGGCTGCGGCAGCGGCGCCGTCCTCGCAGCGATCGCCGGGGCCGCCGCCCCTGCAGGGCTCTCCGGGGTCGATCCCTCGCCAGGTTTCGTCGAGGCGGCCAGGCGTCGCCTCGGTGAGGACCCGGATCTGCGGCTCGGCTCGGCCGGCAACCTCCCGTTCGAGGCGGACTCGTTCGACGTCGTCGTGAGCGGCCTCGTGCTCAACTTCGTCCCCGACCCGGCGGCGGCGCTCACCGAGATGCGCCGGGTGGCGGCGCCGCTGGGAACCGTGTCCGCCTTCGTGTGGGACTACGCCGACGGGATGGAATACCTGCGGACGTTCTGGGACGCCGCCGCAGCCGTCGACCCGGAGGCGGCATCGCTCGACGAGGCGACGCGATTCCCGCTGTGCCGGCCCGGCGCCCTCGGTGCGCTGTTCGAGGCCGGAGGACTGAACGAGGTGGCGACGAGCGCCGTTCGGGTACCCACCGTCTTCGCCGACTTCGCCGACTATTGGAACCCCCTCCTGAGCGGCCAGGGCCCGGCGCCGGGCTACGTCGCATCGCTCGACGAGGCGACTCGCCATCACCTCAGGCAGAGGCTCGACACGACCCTGCCCCGCTCGCCGGACGGCACCATCCACCTCAGCGCCCGAGCCTGGTGCGCCACCGGCACGACCTGA